In Triticum aestivum cultivar Chinese Spring chromosome 5B, IWGSC CS RefSeq v2.1, whole genome shotgun sequence, the following proteins share a genomic window:
- the LOC123115519 gene encoding skin secretory protein xP2, whose product MSTDTNANPAPKDAEEKKAAGSSSSSSGHLDEDDDFFQIEGPVLNTQFSLAGPNLEGFPDPTRIPSSVFARTSTLQTDWSVTSNEALFSINVGNTSFDKDHKVLYGKSGEMGNPNDPLAPLPSLPKQSPGSSPIKGAVSPKATGEGSSTVKGEGDADSISHHSEGSATNFAFPILAGDEKASGCSKDNQPDLARQSTAQLSHAPEPEPHDEKNESPKAAMESPKAAMESPKATTESPKAVMEAPKPEEAPVAEPAPAPAPAEPPPATKMFPCCSCCPFCC is encoded by the exons ATGAGCACCGATACAAATGCCAACCCTGCACCCAAGGATGCCGAGGAGAAGAAAGCGGccggctcgtcctcctcttcatcagGGCACCTGGACGAAGACGATGATTTCTTCCAGATCGAAGGACCGGTCCTCAATACCCAATTCTCCCTGGCtggaccaaacctcgaaggatttccAGACCCGACAAGGATCCCCTCGTCGGTCTTCGCAAGGACGTCAACATTGCAAACCGACTGGAGTGTCACGTCGAATGAGGCTCTCTTCAGCATCAATGTCGGGAACACGAGCTTCGACAAGGACCATAAGGTCTTGTATGGCAAGTCGGGTGAGATGGGCAACCCCAACGATCCTTTGGCGCCATTGCCATCGTTGCCGAAGCAGAGCCCAGGGTCTAGCCCCATCAAGGGGGCAGTGTCACCCAAGGCAACCGGGGAAGGCAGCTCGACTGTGAAGGGGGAAGGAGACGCGGATAGCATATCACACCATTCCGAAGGAAGCGCGACCAACTTTGCATTCCCCAT ATTGGCAGGCGATGAGAAAGCCAGTGGGTGCTCGAAGGACAACCAACCAGATCTTGCCCGACAAAGCACAGCGCAACTGAGCCATGCACCAGAGCCAGAGCCGCATGATGAGAAGAACGAATCACCGAAAGCCGCAATGGAATCACCGAAAGCAGCAATGGAATCACCGAAAGCCACAACAGAATCACCGAAAGCTGTAATGGAAGCACCTAAACCTGAAGAAGCCCCAGTAGCAGAACCGGCACCGGCACCAGCACCAGCAGAGCCACCGCCAGCGACAAAAATGTTTCCCTGCTGTTCTTGCTGTCCGTTCTGTTGCTAA